Genomic segment of Candidatus Effluviviaceae Genus I sp.:
CATACGCCGACATCAGGGGCCATAGCTCAGTTGGGATGAGCGCTTGACTGGCAGTCAAGAGGTCGCGGGTTCGATCCCCGCTGGCTCCACCAGACTCCAGCCGGAGCTGACACCGCCGGGCGACCAGGGGAGGTCGCCCGGCGGCCGTTCACCGAGCGTTGGACGACAGCGTTGCGCCGGACGAGTCCTTGACAGCGTCGCGGGCATGTGCTATAGTAGAGTGGTGAGTTCGCACGCGGCATGCGTGCGTGGGCTGCCAAAATAGAGCAGGAGCTGGCGCCGACCGATACTGCTAACGTGTTGCGTACCTCTGGGCATCCACCTCGGGCTGCTGTTGGTGCGCGATGACGGCGGTGTCGGTCAACGGACCGGGGCGCGGGCTTCTGCTTTCGTGTATCTGGCATGAGTTCACGAGAAGGCGAGGTCGCCATGCGGGGACATCTCATCTCTCTCTTGCTGCTTGCCGTGGGTGCGCTGCCGATGGGCGCAGCGAATCCGGCGACGCTCGAAGCTGATGTCGACTTCAGCGGGGCCGACGTGCGGTTCGAGTCGCTGCGCGCCTACGTTCGGCCGACGATCGACGGATGCACGACGATCGGCGCCGAGGGCCAGCCGGCCCTTCCTGTCAGGGTCATGCACTTCGTGATCCCCGCCGATGCTACGGTGGAGAGCGTGGGGGCGGTGTTCGGGGAAGGCGAGCTCGTCGGGACGCACAGGGTCGCGCCGATCCAGCCGGAGGCGCCCATCGGCGAGACGGTGGCGTGGGTGGACCCCGACGCCGAGGTGTATGGCGCGGAGGGTCTGTTCCCTCCGGAGCGCGTCGTGTACCTGGGTGACGGCTACATGTGCGGACATCGCGTGGCGGCCATCGCCGTGTACCCGCTCCAGTACGAGCCGCGGACGGGCAAGCTCCGGCTCGCGCGAGACATGCGCGTGACGCTCTCGCTCAGGCCGTCGCCGTACGACGCGGCCACACGGCTGAGGTCGACGCCGAGCTCCTCGCGGCTGCACGGGCGCGCCATCGCGGCTCTCGTGGAGAACGCAGCCGACATCGAGCGATTCGCTCCGCGCAGCGTTCGGATCGACGACGACAGCGGCGCCCGCGGCTTCCAGCCGCGCTACGCTCCCTCGCTCGAGGGGAGCGCCGTCGAGTATGTCATCATCACGAACCAGACGCTCAAACCGTACTTCGATGTGCTGGCGGAGTGGCGGACGAAGATGGGACTTCCCTCCGCGGTTCGTACCGTGTCGTGGATCGATCAGAACTACCCGGGCGGCTGCGACACCGCGGAGCGTATCCGGATGTTCATCACGGACGCCTACGCGACGTGGGGGACGACCTACGTCCTTCTCGGAGGCGACACCGACATCGTCCCTCCGCGCTACTGCTTCACGACGTACTACGGGTCGAGCTTCGTTCCCGGCGACATCTACTACTCATCGCTCGAGGGCAACTGGAACGCCAACCAGAACAGCAGCTTCGGCGAGGGCTATCGCGGGTACACCAATCAGGGCGATGACGTCGACTTCTACCCTGAGGTCTTCGTGGGGAGAGCACCGGTCAACTCGGCCCTCAAGGCGGCCAACTTCGTCGCCAAGACCCTGGCGTACGAGAAGACGCCGGCGTCCGTGATGACCGACCGGAACCTCTATCTTGCGGAGGTTCTGTTCCCGTACGACTGGCAGGGGGGAGCATACAGCCTCGATGGCGCAGCGGACATCGTCGAGGCGGGAATGGACAGCGTGCCGGGCGGCGTCCGCGGCGCGCGCGTCTACGCCAACCACACCCAGTTCCCAGGGTCGTATCCCCTGGGCGCACAGGCCGCCATCGACTCGATCACGCGCGGCTACAACGTGGTTGTTCATGTCGGGCACGGCAACAAGGACGTCATGCGCATGAACCTGAACAACTACGTGATGATGAACCACGTGGATGCCCTCGCAAACGGTCAGTCGCGCTCCGGCTTCTGGTGGCTGCTGAACTGCACGAGCGCGGCCATCGACTTCGACTGCATCGCGGAGCGGGCCGTCAACAACCCCAACGGCGGAGCCTCGTCGCTGTTCGGACCCACGCGCTACGCGTTCCCCGCCACGTGCCGCGACTACTACTGGGACTGGCTCGGTGTCCTCTACAACACGTCTGTCAACGCCGCCGGGGCGACCTGCGCCCTGGCCAAGGCCCGGCACGCGAGCTTCGGCGAGTCCGGCTACGAGAACACCGACCGGTGGACGCAGCTCTCCATGGTCTATCTGGGTGACCCGGCGCTTCCGCTATGGACCGCGCGGCCGAAGCCGCTCTTCGTGTCCCATCCCGGGACCTTGCAGGTCGGGGCATCTGGAATGAGCTTCACGGTGACGGACCCGTCCGCCGTCGCAGGGGCCGTCGTGTGCGTGCGAAAGGGCACGGAGGTGTACGCGCGCGGCGAGACGGGGCCGACGGGCCAGCTCACGCTCTCGTTCACGCCGCGCACGACCGGCACGCTCACGGTCACGGTGACGGCGGCGAACCACCTGCCCTACGAGGCCACCGTGAGCGTCACGGCGGCCTCCGGTCCCCACGTGTACGCGGAGTCGTGGTCGGTGGACGATGACGCCCTCGGGCTGAGCATCGGGAACGGCAACGGCAAGGCCGAAGCGAGCGAGACGATCGAGCTGGATGTGACAGTCCGGAACACGGGCGTGTCGACGGCGACGGCCGTGACGGGAACCCTGACGTCGCTCGACCCGTATGTCGTCATTCAGGACGGGTCGGCGAACTTCGGCACGATCGCGGCCGGAGCGCCCAGCACGGTCGGGGAGGCTTTTCGAGTGGCGATCCTCGGGACGTGCCCGAATGAGCATGACGTGGAGTTCTCGCTCCAGCTCAGCGAGGGGACGCGCCTCATCTGGAACCAGACGCTCGTCTGCCGCGTGTTCCGGCCGAACCCCATGCAGGTCTATCTCGACGTGGTCGAGCTTGAAGGCAACGGCAACGGCGTCATCGAGGTCGGCGAGACGATCGCTCTCTCGGTGGACGTCCTCAACGACGGCAACGGCGATGCGAAGTCGCTGACGGGCAAGCTCAGGTACCCGGGGAGCGAGGTCGCCGTCTCAGACAGCGTGGACTCGTGGGGCGACGTCCCCGCGGGGAGCATCGTGTCCGGTTCGGGTGGGTTCGTCTTCACGTTGCACTCGGCTCCGACCCGGCGCATGGTCCTCGCGCTCTCGGACACGTACGGGAAGACGTGGAGTTCCGGGCTCGACTTCGCGGCTCCCGCGGCGACGGACTCGCTCGGCGGAAAGGTGAAGGGTACGACGATCGAGCTCTCCTGGCGTCCCGTCGCGGCTCCCGACCTCAAGGGGTACGACGTGTATCGGGCCACGGCGCTCGCGGGGCCGTACGTGAAGGCCACCGCGGCGCTGACCGGAAGGACGTCCTACTTCGCGAACAAGGGCCTCGACGAGAACAGGTTGTACCACTTCTACGTCGTGGCCGTGGACTCGTCGGGTCACGTGGGCTCGGCATGCCCGGTGCTCTCGATCTCGACCAATCCGCCAAGTCAGATCGGCTGGCCGCTCGCCACGGGCGGGGGGATGTACTCGAGCCCGGCCGCGGTTGATGTCGATGGCGACGGCGACCTCGAGATCATCATCGCGTCGGAGGAGATCTACGCGTGGCACCACACCGGCAGCGAACTCCTCGACGGCGACGGCGATCCGCGCACGGCCGGGATCCTCGCGGCCCAGGGGCAGGGTGGATACCGCGCCTCCGTGGCCGTGGGTGAGGTGGACGGCGATCCCGGGCTGGAGGTCGTATGCGCGGCCTGGACGAACGTCGGAACGCCTCAGTCGCCGGCGTATCAGGTGTTCGCGTGGAACGCGGAGAACGGCACCGTCCTGCCCGGGTGGCCTGTGACGACCACACGCTTCTGCTGGGCGTCGCCGGCGCTCGCGGACCTCGATCGAGACGGCCGCGCGGAGATCCTCATCCCGTGCGCCGACGGCTTCCTCTACTGCTGGCGACACAACGGTACCGAGTACATCGACGGCGACAACAACCCGCTGACGATCGGTGTCTTCAAGTGGCTGGGGGCGACGTGGCCGTACGGCTCGCCCGCGGTGGCGGACATCGACGGCGATGGGGAGCTCGAGATCATCCAGCCAGGGGCGGACGGTAAGATCTACGCTCTGAACGCCAACGGTACCACGGTTCCCGGATGGCCGTTCAACTGCGAGGCGAAGTCCGTCTGCTCGCCCGCCGTCGGTGACGTGAACAACGACGGCCTGCTTGAGATCGCCGTGGCGTCGAACGCGGGCAAGCACTGGCTTCTCAGAGCCAACGGGACGGTGATGCCTGGCTGGCCGAAGTCGCTGTACATCGACGGCGACTTCCCACCGTCTCCCGTGCTCGCGGATGTCAACGGCGACGGGAACCTCGAGTACATCCAGGTCTCGTCCGACGGGCGGATCACCGTGAGGGACTACCTGGGCACCATGCTCCCGGGCTGGCCGCAGCTCATGGGCGCCAGCTGCGGCTCGAGCCCCGTGGTCGCGGACATCGACGGTGATCCCGGCATGGAGATCGTCATCGGCTGCGACAGCGGCCGGCTGTACGCCTACGATGCGAACGGAGCGCTGCTCGCCGGGTGGCCCATCCAGACGGACGCTGAGATCTACGGGAGCCCGACCGTGGCGGATCTGGACGGCGACGGCGATGTCGAGGTCGTTATCGGCTCGATGGACGGCAACGTGTACGTGTGGGACTGCGCCGGGCAGTACGCCGGAGGGGACCGTGTGCAGTGGGGGAGCTTCCTGCACGACGCGTGGAGAACGCAGAACTACTCCTTCAGCATCCCCGTCGGTGTGGACGACGGCGACGATACCTCGGAACTCCAGGCGGGGCCTGTGCTCGCGCAGAACTGCCCGAATCCCTTCAACCCCGTGACCACGATCGCGTTCCACGTCCCCGATTCCGATGGGCAGGCGCCCGTCCGCGTGACGATCCACGCGCTGGACGGCTCGGTCGTGCGGACCCTGGTTGACGAGCACCTGGATTCCGGCAGGCACGTCAGGGTCTGGGACGGCAAGGACGACCACGGGTTCCGCTCGGCCTCGGGCGTGTACTTCTGCCGGCTGACCGTCGGAGAGGTCGCGCGCGTGCGGAAGATGACGCTCATCAAGTAGGTCCTCCCAGACATCAGAGGCGCCCCGCTCGAGGGGCCCCGGCTCAGGCCGGGGCCCCTCGGCCTTTTTTGCCCTTGACAGCCCGGGAGGTCGAGCCTAACATCCCCGCCGTGGGCAGAGGTGGGCAGAAGTGGGAAAGAGGCGAGGATCGCGTGGCGACCTTCCGCGGGCAGTCCCTGCGCACCATGGACGACAAAGGGCGTCTCGCCCTGCCCTCCAAGTACGGCAAGGCGGCGGGGCAGGCGTACGTGGTGACGCGGGGACTCGACGACTGCCTCTTCGTGTTTCTGAAGAGCGAGTGGAAGCGCCTCGAGGAGAAGCTCGTGTCGCTCAGCCTCGAGTCCAGGCACGCGCGCTTCTACGTTCGGCAGATGTCCTCGAACGCCGAGGACACGAGCGTGGACGCCCACGGGCGCATCATGATCCCGCCGGCGCTGCGCAAGCTCGCGCACCTCGACGGGGAGGTGCTCGTCATCGGCGCGCTCACGCGGATCGAGCTCTGGAACCCCGAGACGTATCGGACATACGAGAAGGAGTTCGGGCTCTCCTTCGAGGAGGTCGCCGAGACGCTTCTCGAAGAGCCCGGCGCACAGCCGCGCGGCGCCGACGAGCGGCCCAAGGGACGGCGCACGTGACGATCGAGCGCACGCTGACCGATGATGCCGTCGTCCTCTCCGTCGCGGGGAGCGTGGCGGGCCGCGATCTGAGCGACTTGCGTCACGAGCTCGTCGGGCACCTGACCGCGCGCCGAACGAGGATCGTCCTCGACTTCGGCGGCGTCGACCACGTGAGCTATCGCGACGCGACGATGCTGGCCCGGCAGTTCGAGCTTGTCCGGTCCTACGCCGGCGACATGCGGCTTCGGGGTCTCAAGCCGTACGTTCGCGACATCCTGCTGTTCGCCGGCCTGGCCGATGTACTCGAGGCGCATGGGCCTGACGCGGGGGGAGCCAGGAGGCCTCAGGGCCTTGCGGAGTCGCGCGCGCTCAGGCAGGCGCGGCCCGCCCCTTCGCGGCAGTCCTGATCGATAGAACCGCGTACCGCACTTGCAGAACAGAGCACCGATGCAGGGTCAGCACCTGTCGGTCATGACGGCGGAGGTGGTGTCGCTGGTCGTGACTCGCAGCGACGGCACCTACGTGGACTGCACGGTCGGCGGCGGTGGGCACGCCCGGGCCATCCTGAACAACGCGCCCACGGGCAGGCTCCTCGGCATCGACCTGGACCCGTCGGCCCTCGAGGCGGCCGGACGCGCGCTGTCCCCCTTCGGCGGCAGGGTGGAGTTGACCGTGGGCAACTTCTCGGATCTCGCGACCATCGCCGCCGGCCACGGCTGCGGAGCCGCCGACGGGGTCCTGTTCGACCTGGGCTTCTCCTCGCTTCAGCTGGACGACTCCCGCCGCGGCCTCTCGTTCTCGTCCGACGGGCCGCTCGACATGCGGCTCGACCCGGCGCTTCCCGAGACGGCGCTCGACGTGATCGGCTGCGCCACCGAGCGCACCCTCGCACAGATCATCAGCGACTTCGGCGAGGAGAAGCGAGCGCATCCGATCGCGCGTGCCATCCTCGAGGCCCGCGACGCGGGCGGACTCCGCACGACCACGGACCTTGCGAACGCCGTGGCTGCGACGAGGCCCCAGAAGCGTGTGAAGACGCTCGCGCGCGTCTTCCAGGCGCTCAGGATCGCCGTCAACGCGGAACTCGACAACCTCGCCTCGGGTCTCGCCCAGGCCCTGGAGATCCTGAAGCCCGGCGGGCGCGTGGCGGTGATCTCGTACCACTCCCTCGAGGACAGGATCGTCAAGCGGCACTTCGCGGCGTGCGAGCGCCCCTGCGTGTGCCCGCGCGACCTCCCGACGTGCGTGTGCGGGCGCACGCCGACCCTGCGAGTCCTCACGAAGCGCGTCGTGACGCCCCGGGACGCGGAGATCGCAGCGAACCCGCGCGCTCGCTCCGCGAAGCTGCGCGCCGCGGAGAAGCTGGGGCGGGGAGAGATGCCATGAGACGGGGCGCGCGCATCGCGGTGAGGCTGAGCTCGGTCCACGCCCGGGGCGTCGTGCTCTGGGTCGCCGCGCTCGCGACGGGGATGATCTGCGTCTGGGAACACATCTACGCGTCGCGGCTGGCCTCGTCCATCGAGGGTCTCGAGGACAGGAA
This window contains:
- the mraZ gene encoding division/cell wall cluster transcriptional repressor MraZ, with product MATFRGQSLRTMDDKGRLALPSKYGKAAGQAYVVTRGLDDCLFVFLKSEWKRLEEKLVSLSLESRHARFYVRQMSSNAEDTSVDAHGRIMIPPALRKLAHLDGEVLVIGALTRIELWNPETYRTYEKEFGLSFEEVAETLLEEPGAQPRGADERPKGRRT
- a CDS encoding STAS domain-containing protein, translating into MTIERTLTDDAVVLSVAGSVAGRDLSDLRHELVGHLTARRTRIVLDFGGVDHVSYRDATMLARQFELVRSYAGDMRLRGLKPYVRDILLFAGLADVLEAHGPDAGGARRPQGLAESRALRQARPAPSRQS
- the rsmH gene encoding 16S rRNA (cytosine(1402)-N(4))-methyltransferase RsmH; amino-acid sequence: MQGQHLSVMTAEVVSLVVTRSDGTYVDCTVGGGGHARAILNNAPTGRLLGIDLDPSALEAAGRALSPFGGRVELTVGNFSDLATIAAGHGCGAADGVLFDLGFSSLQLDDSRRGLSFSSDGPLDMRLDPALPETALDVIGCATERTLAQIISDFGEEKRAHPIARAILEARDAGGLRTTTDLANAVAATRPQKRVKTLARVFQALRIAVNAELDNLASGLAQALEILKPGGRVAVISYHSLEDRIVKRHFAACERPCVCPRDLPTCVCGRTPTLRVLTKRVVTPRDAEIAANPRARSAKLRAAEKLGRGEMP
- a CDS encoding VCBS repeat-containing protein, with the protein product MRGHLISLLLLAVGALPMGAANPATLEADVDFSGADVRFESLRAYVRPTIDGCTTIGAEGQPALPVRVMHFVIPADATVESVGAVFGEGELVGTHRVAPIQPEAPIGETVAWVDPDAEVYGAEGLFPPERVVYLGDGYMCGHRVAAIAVYPLQYEPRTGKLRLARDMRVTLSLRPSPYDAATRLRSTPSSSRLHGRAIAALVENAADIERFAPRSVRIDDDSGARGFQPRYAPSLEGSAVEYVIITNQTLKPYFDVLAEWRTKMGLPSAVRTVSWIDQNYPGGCDTAERIRMFITDAYATWGTTYVLLGGDTDIVPPRYCFTTYYGSSFVPGDIYYSSLEGNWNANQNSSFGEGYRGYTNQGDDVDFYPEVFVGRAPVNSALKAANFVAKTLAYEKTPASVMTDRNLYLAEVLFPYDWQGGAYSLDGAADIVEAGMDSVPGGVRGARVYANHTQFPGSYPLGAQAAIDSITRGYNVVVHVGHGNKDVMRMNLNNYVMMNHVDALANGQSRSGFWWLLNCTSAAIDFDCIAERAVNNPNGGASSLFGPTRYAFPATCRDYYWDWLGVLYNTSVNAAGATCALAKARHASFGESGYENTDRWTQLSMVYLGDPALPLWTARPKPLFVSHPGTLQVGASGMSFTVTDPSAVAGAVVCVRKGTEVYARGETGPTGQLTLSFTPRTTGTLTVTVTAANHLPYEATVSVTAASGPHVYAESWSVDDDALGLSIGNGNGKAEASETIELDVTVRNTGVSTATAVTGTLTSLDPYVVIQDGSANFGTIAAGAPSTVGEAFRVAILGTCPNEHDVEFSLQLSEGTRLIWNQTLVCRVFRPNPMQVYLDVVELEGNGNGVIEVGETIALSVDVLNDGNGDAKSLTGKLRYPGSEVAVSDSVDSWGDVPAGSIVSGSGGFVFTLHSAPTRRMVLALSDTYGKTWSSGLDFAAPAATDSLGGKVKGTTIELSWRPVAAPDLKGYDVYRATALAGPYVKATAALTGRTSYFANKGLDENRLYHFYVVAVDSSGHVGSACPVLSISTNPPSQIGWPLATGGGMYSSPAAVDVDGDGDLEIIIASEEIYAWHHTGSELLDGDGDPRTAGILAAQGQGGYRASVAVGEVDGDPGLEVVCAAWTNVGTPQSPAYQVFAWNAENGTVLPGWPVTTTRFCWASPALADLDRDGRAEILIPCADGFLYCWRHNGTEYIDGDNNPLTIGVFKWLGATWPYGSPAVADIDGDGELEIIQPGADGKIYALNANGTTVPGWPFNCEAKSVCSPAVGDVNNDGLLEIAVASNAGKHWLLRANGTVMPGWPKSLYIDGDFPPSPVLADVNGDGNLEYIQVSSDGRITVRDYLGTMLPGWPQLMGASCGSSPVVADIDGDPGMEIVIGCDSGRLYAYDANGALLAGWPIQTDAEIYGSPTVADLDGDGDVEVVIGSMDGNVYVWDCAGQYAGGDRVQWGSFLHDAWRTQNYSFSIPVGVDDGDDTSELQAGPVLAQNCPNPFNPVTTIAFHVPDSDGQAPVRVTIHALDGSVVRTLVDEHLDSGRHVRVWDGKDDHGFRSASGVYFCRLTVGEVARVRKMTLIK